A genome region from candidate division KSB1 bacterium includes the following:
- a CDS encoding ATP-binding protein produces MPIPDKTASYATAGATTDQIDVRISHRIIQLFSEGLYSSPNKAIEELVSNSFDAGANNVHILLAPDLRAPDATIVIIDDGEGMNGDGLKKHWIIGESTRRRAGGSSRRKPIGRFGIGKLSTYVLAAKLTHISKSGDTYYAATMDYSNLTGSVTDASEGVFDEQTIQIPLRTLTMEQAREAVQYWTRGDKDGYQALRLFGEEASESWTVAIMSNLKEMGQKVKIGRLRWVLRTAMPQQIDFRLFLDGDPITPPEMDRPLKKLVLGKDVIAMSPPCPTGLIAREDTRESEDSIHRYGVYHEELLGRITGYIEIFADELDRGKEKFEQSSGFFVYVRGRRVNVDDPGFGIERNLLRHGTFSRFRMVVHIDSLDEALRSSRESFQQGDLYEAVQNFLRAAFNMARNKLVEHDRTQTPSARMFASISAAPGSLTRKPLLALARMVAENRATPFYLRFPSGLSAEENAALLKTLQEQAEGADGLLRLEISVLDSKDGLAVFDAREGKLLVNSSHPFIAAFQEFFSDPARSLPLEMVVMAEILLEAHLYHMGLDESVIRDAIGRRDELLRQFVRSSARRTAGMIALALTEARDDANELEEEMRAAFEAMGFANVIRIGGSGKPDGTAEAHLAASEDGSVQRYKVGLEAKSGKTVSAHRLNVSGIARHMEDYRCDHHLVIGNGFATSNEVNSATVRDINNHKEKTRRTITLMHIDDLARLIRIASAKRIGGLSRLRGLFRDCVTPEESKDWVDVLSEEEPERRPYKEILETIWKLAEEVPNEAVEYAAVVTELRHREPPVRMSKAELVDCCKAMQVLASGVVYARENTVEINRRPDLILQDIQTAVGQYPEAERRTIHI; encoded by the coding sequence ATGCCGATTCCTGATAAGACAGCATCCTATGCGACAGCGGGCGCAACAACGGACCAAATAGATGTCCGAATCAGCCATCGAATCATACAGCTATTCTCGGAAGGGCTATATTCCAGTCCTAACAAGGCTATTGAAGAACTCGTTTCCAATTCCTTCGACGCCGGCGCAAACAATGTTCACATCTTACTCGCGCCGGATCTCCGAGCTCCAGACGCGACAATCGTAATCATTGATGATGGCGAGGGAATGAATGGAGACGGTTTGAAGAAGCATTGGATCATTGGAGAAAGCACACGGCGAAGAGCCGGTGGTTCTTCGAGACGTAAGCCCATCGGGAGATTCGGAATCGGCAAGTTGTCAACATACGTCCTGGCTGCAAAGTTGACCCATATTAGTAAATCCGGCGATACGTATTATGCCGCAACAATGGATTATTCCAACTTGACCGGAAGCGTCACCGATGCCTCTGAGGGCGTTTTTGATGAGCAAACGATCCAGATACCATTACGAACGTTGACCATGGAACAGGCAAGAGAGGCAGTTCAGTATTGGACCCGTGGGGATAAGGACGGTTATCAGGCGCTCAGGCTGTTTGGAGAAGAAGCATCTGAATCGTGGACCGTCGCGATTATGTCGAACCTCAAAGAAATGGGCCAAAAGGTCAAGATTGGGCGCCTTAGGTGGGTTTTGAGAACCGCCATGCCTCAGCAGATCGATTTTCGGCTTTTTCTTGATGGTGATCCGATAACACCTCCCGAAATGGATCGCCCCCTCAAGAAGCTTGTCCTTGGCAAAGATGTCATTGCAATGTCGCCACCATGCCCGACAGGATTGATTGCGCGTGAGGACACAAGAGAATCGGAAGATTCCATTCACCGCTATGGAGTTTATCACGAGGAATTACTAGGCAGGATTACGGGGTATATCGAGATTTTCGCAGATGAACTTGATAGAGGGAAAGAAAAGTTTGAGCAAAGCAGTGGATTCTTCGTTTATGTCAGAGGACGAAGGGTCAATGTTGATGATCCCGGATTTGGCATTGAGCGGAATCTCTTACGGCATGGCACGTTTTCTCGTTTCAGGATGGTCGTTCATATCGACAGTTTGGATGAAGCGCTCCGATCTTCACGAGAATCGTTTCAACAAGGCGATTTGTATGAAGCTGTTCAGAATTTCCTACGTGCCGCCTTTAATATGGCGCGCAACAAGCTCGTGGAACATGACCGCACACAAACGCCATCAGCCCGAATGTTTGCCAGTATCTCCGCAGCTCCGGGCAGTTTGACAAGAAAGCCCCTGTTGGCGCTGGCCCGGATGGTTGCCGAAAATCGGGCGACGCCATTTTATCTTCGCTTCCCATCCGGACTGTCCGCTGAGGAGAATGCCGCCTTACTTAAGACCCTGCAGGAACAGGCTGAAGGCGCGGATGGCTTACTTCGCTTAGAGATCAGCGTCTTGGACTCGAAGGACGGTCTGGCGGTTTTCGATGCTCGAGAAGGCAAACTTCTCGTTAATTCTTCCCATCCTTTCATCGCTGCCTTTCAGGAATTCTTTTCCGATCCTGCCCGAAGCCTTCCTCTCGAAATGGTAGTCATGGCGGAAATCCTCCTTGAGGCCCATTTATACCACATGGGCTTGGATGAAAGCGTGATTCGCGATGCGATTGGGAGACGTGACGAGCTGCTACGACAGTTTGTCAGATCCTCTGCGCGCCGAACGGCCGGCATGATTGCACTCGCGCTCACCGAAGCTCGTGACGACGCAAACGAACTGGAAGAAGAAATGCGCGCAGCTTTTGAGGCAATGGGTTTTGCGAATGTAATTCGCATCGGCGGAAGCGGCAAGCCGGATGGCACAGCCGAAGCCCATTTAGCCGCATCGGAAGATGGTTCCGTTCAACGTTATAAAGTCGGCCTTGAGGCAAAGAGCGGTAAGACTGTTTCGGCTCATCGCCTGAATGTATCGGGAATTGCAAGGCACATGGAAGATTACAGATGCGACCATCATTTGGTGATCGGAAATGGCTTTGCTACCTCGAATGAAGTAAATTCAGCCACGGTCCGTGATATCAACAACCACAAGGAAAAGACAAGAAGAACAATCACGCTGATGCATATTGACGACTTGGCGCGATTGATCCGTATCGCTTCGGCAAAGCGAATTGGTGGTCTCAGCCGCCTTCGTGGCCTTTTCAGAGACTGTGTTACACCTGAAGAAAGTAAGGACTGGGTAGATGTCCTCTCCGAAGAGGAACCAGAAAGAAGGCCGTACAAAGAGATACTTGAAACTATTTGGAAATTGGCAGAAGAAGTTCCGAATGAAGCAGTGGAATATGCCGCCGTTGTGACCGAGCTTCGGCATCGAGAGCCTCCGGTAAGAATGTCAAAGGCTGAACTAGTCGACTGCTGCAAAGCAATGCAGGTACTTGCAAGCGGAGTTGTGTATGCTCGTGAGAACACCGTTGAAATCAACCGCAGGCCCGATTTGATTTTACAGGATATACAGACGGCTGTTGGTCAATATCCCGAAGCGGAAAGAAGGACAATACACATATGA
- a CDS encoding AIPR family protein — MIYQKITDEIKEKFYQQYFPNDGQRFVAWYLRNIHLRDMNETQDDMTDGADDKQIDALFIDDNQQTVFVIQGKFIGNGSVDAEPLREVLSSWIQLKDLVRLQEVGNGKLKRKLSEVAKALEDEYEIEFELITTGELTEAAKADLDTFQAQLVELSETNDFYANIKIVDKNELKRRYDLALEKDNPTINHEVSLANSKAMEIEIAGNKVVVAALPLKECIKMPGIKDGTLFQKNVRQSLGLSNRVNKGIKSTIYSDQHKDFFFYHNGITAICNKLSLNNNKLKLHGLSVVNGCQSITTILNCSEKVKQLDDTYILFRFYEIPQRERGDKISINTNSQSAVKPRDLRSNDKRVLNIKKSYEQKYSNGYFVSKRGEIPPATKDKDYVLDLLNLGKYLITWHSQRPNIAYSETRIFDKYFDQLFKKDYSAEKAQALNVWMKKVWEKWEKNNPLGLNESLLAMRAYAPYHHLYAISVCFGVSNSMPMESVPDPSIAINRAKDFDLMDQIVDLAGRSLNFALESAANEPQPSNRVFSPQNWIKTKTCLAGIRAAVSQSLNMLPMMNADISNKIKQGLKMERDQFEARWSAD; from the coding sequence ATGATTTATCAAAAAATTACCGATGAAATTAAAGAAAAATTCTATCAGCAATATTTTCCGAATGATGGGCAACGATTTGTTGCGTGGTATTTACGCAACATTCATTTGAGAGATATGAATGAAACCCAAGATGATATGACAGATGGTGCTGATGACAAGCAGATTGATGCCTTATTTATTGATGACAATCAGCAAACTGTCTTTGTCATTCAAGGCAAATTCATTGGTAATGGATCTGTGGATGCGGAACCACTACGTGAAGTATTGTCCTCTTGGATACAATTAAAAGATTTGGTCAGACTGCAAGAGGTTGGGAATGGTAAATTAAAAAGAAAGTTGTCCGAGGTTGCTAAAGCACTTGAAGATGAATACGAAATTGAATTTGAGCTTATAACAACCGGTGAATTAACTGAAGCAGCAAAAGCCGATTTGGATACATTTCAAGCTCAATTAGTGGAGCTTAGTGAAACTAACGATTTTTATGCAAATATCAAAATAGTTGATAAGAACGAATTGAAAAGGCGTTACGATCTTGCTCTTGAAAAGGATAATCCAACGATTAATCATGAGGTCAGTTTGGCCAACAGTAAAGCTATGGAGATTGAAATTGCTGGCAACAAAGTGGTGGTGGCCGCTCTACCCCTCAAAGAGTGCATTAAAATGCCCGGAATAAAGGATGGCACCCTATTTCAAAAAAATGTTAGACAAAGTTTGGGATTAAGCAACAGGGTAAATAAAGGAATTAAAAGTACAATATATTCCGACCAACACAAGGACTTTTTTTTCTATCATAACGGAATTACAGCTATTTGTAATAAGTTGTCATTAAACAATAATAAATTAAAGCTTCACGGCTTAAGCGTTGTGAACGGATGCCAATCTATAACAACAATTTTAAATTGTAGCGAAAAAGTAAAACAATTAGACGACACCTATATTCTTTTTCGGTTTTATGAAATCCCCCAGCGGGAGCGTGGCGACAAAATAAGTATCAACACAAATTCGCAAAGCGCCGTCAAGCCGAGGGATCTTAGAAGTAATGACAAAAGAGTTCTAAATATTAAAAAATCCTATGAACAGAAATATTCCAATGGATATTTTGTAAGCAAAAGAGGTGAAATTCCTCCTGCCACCAAAGATAAAGACTATGTGTTGGATTTACTTAATTTAGGAAAATATTTGATCACGTGGCATTCACAGAGACCTAATATAGCGTATAGTGAAACGAGAATTTTTGATAAGTATTTTGATCAACTATTTAAAAAGGACTACTCTGCTGAAAAAGCTCAGGCGTTAAACGTTTGGATGAAAAAGGTTTGGGAAAAATGGGAAAAAAATAATCCGCTAGGATTGAATGAAAGTTTACTGGCAATGCGTGCCTATGCCCCATATCACCACCTTTATGCAATCTCGGTTTGTTTCGGTGTATCAAATTCTATGCCAATGGAAAGCGTACCTGATCCAAGCATAGCTATTAATAGAGCAAAGGATTTTGATCTTATGGACCAAATAGTTGATTTAGCCGGAAGATCTCTGAACTTTGCTTTGGAGTCGGCTGCAAATGAGCCGCAACCCTCCAATAGAGTTTTTAGCCCTCAGAATTGGATTAAAACAAAAACTTGTTTGGCAGGTATACGAGCCGCAGTGAGCCAAAGTTTGAATATGTTGCCTATGATGAATGCGGATATTTCAAATAAAATCAAGCAAGGCTTAAAAATGGAAAGAGATCAATTTGAGGCAAGATGGTCGGCGGATTAA
- a CDS encoding Fic/DOC family N-terminal domain-containing protein: protein MNGPILRPLPPPVDIETKFVRRHYAASNRYLAELKDISGTLANQDILIATLPLLEAKDSSAVEKIITTCDELYKESLFENLVKNRPAKTCKPMPAPCVSDMKESKKPNCSPGINSTWLNGFAD, encoded by the coding sequence TTGAATGGGCCAATCCTGAGGCCTTTACCGCCGCCTGTTGATATTGAAACAAAATTTGTGCGGCGCCACTATGCTGCGTCCAACCGCTATCTGGCAGAATTGAAAGACATATCCGGGACCCTTGCCAACCAGGATATACTCATCGCGACCCTGCCGCTGTTGGAAGCAAAAGACAGTTCTGCGGTTGAAAAAATCATTACGACTTGTGACGAGCTGTACAAAGAATCGCTCTTTGAAAATCTGGTGAAAAATCGGCCGGCAAAAACGTGCAAACCTATGCCCGCGCCTTGCGTATCGGATATGAAAGAGTCCAAAAAGCCAAACTGTTCACCCGGAATCAACTCAACCTGGTTGAACGGTTTTGCAGATTAG
- a CDS encoding AbrB/MazE/SpoVT family DNA-binding domain-containing protein has protein sequence MYRLAISYYVKEVIICILESKHGETVRDYTLPKHILEEAQIDVGDDLNLFAGNGKMVMEPLHQVDFKKKGLCFSA, from the coding sequence ATGTATAGACTTGCGATATCCTACTATGTAAAGGAGGTTATAATATGCATACTGGAATCAAAACATGGGGAAACAGTCAGGGATTACACGCTACCCAAACATATTCTTGAGGAGGCTCAGATCGATGTGGGTGATGATCTGAATCTTTTTGCCGGTAATGGAAAAATGGTGATGGAACCGCTGCATCAAGTCGACTTTAAAAAAAAGGGCTTGTGTTTTTCGGCATAA
- a CDS encoding AbrB/MazE/SpoVT family DNA-binding domain-containing protein, translated as MSRKRTHGSGREKIRKLTRTSKYSYYITIPKAYIDKLGWRERQKVVVELEGETLVVRDWEENGE; from the coding sequence ATGAGCAGAAAACGGACACATGGTAGTGGGCGGGAAAAAATCCGAAAACTTACCAGAACATCAAAATACTCCTATTACATCACGATCCCCAAAGCTTACATTGACAAACTGGGCTGGCGCGAACGGCAAAAAGTGGTGGTAGAGTTGGAGGGTGAAACGCTGGTGGTGCGGGATTGGGAGGAAAATGGAGAATAG
- a CDS encoding SMP-30/gluconolactonase/LRE family protein, with amino-acid sequence MKKLIWTGLALAVIGSGCSGSQAPESIGSIHRDDARINTLIPQDAVIEALAEGFEWSEGPVWSNKYESVLFNDIPENTTYQWNDTDGLSIFLRPAGYAVGDNPPGNELGSNGLYVHPQTGDLLFCDHGNRCIAVLNQNNWTKSILADRYEGKKLNSPNDLVISSTGHIYFTDPPYGLKRPDFPNQELDFSGIFHLTPDDELILVSDELDRPNGIGLSPDGKTLYVANSGKRKLWLAFDVATDGSPGKSRVFFDATGFDKYGRGGGCDGLAVDEQGNIWATGPGGVMVFTPEGEHLGSIETGTAISNCCFGGKHGNELYMTADMYLCRVKVNVKGLGF; translated from the coding sequence ATGAAAAAACTGATTTGGACAGGACTGGCGCTGGCCGTCATCGGATCGGGATGCAGCGGCAGTCAGGCGCCGGAGAGCATCGGCAGCATCCACCGCGACGACGCACGTATCAATACACTCATCCCGCAGGATGCGGTCATCGAGGCGCTGGCCGAGGGATTCGAGTGGAGCGAAGGACCGGTCTGGTCAAACAAATATGAATCCGTGCTGTTTAACGATATTCCGGAAAATACCACCTATCAATGGAACGACACGGACGGGCTGTCGATTTTTCTACGTCCGGCAGGGTATGCCGTGGGCGACAATCCGCCGGGCAATGAACTGGGAAGCAATGGGTTGTATGTGCATCCGCAAACTGGCGATCTGCTATTCTGCGATCACGGCAACCGCTGCATCGCCGTGTTAAACCAGAACAACTGGACCAAATCCATTCTGGCGGATCGATATGAGGGAAAAAAGCTCAACAGTCCCAATGATCTTGTCATCAGCTCAACCGGGCACATTTATTTTACAGATCCCCCTTATGGGCTCAAGCGCCCGGATTTCCCGAATCAGGAACTTGATTTTTCCGGCATCTTTCATCTCACTCCGGATGATGAACTGATCCTGGTGTCCGACGAACTGGATCGGCCGAACGGCATCGGCCTGTCTCCGGACGGCAAAACGCTGTATGTGGCCAATTCCGGAAAACGCAAACTCTGGCTGGCGTTTGATGTGGCAACAGACGGCAGCCCGGGAAAATCGCGCGTCTTTTTCGACGCCACCGGTTTTGACAAATACGGCCGGGGCGGCGGCTGTGACGGTCTGGCCGTGGATGAACAGGGCAATATCTGGGCGACCGGTCCCGGCGGTGTGATGGTGTTCACCCCCGAGGGCGAGCACCTGGGCAGCATCGAAACCGGCACCGCCATTTCCAACTGCTGTTTCGGCGGAAAACACGGCAACGAGCTGTATATGACCGCGGATATGTATTTGTGCCGCGTCAAGGTCAATGTAAAAGGGCTCGGATTTTAA